The following are encoded in a window of Candidatus Oleimmundimicrobium sp. genomic DNA:
- the xerD gene encoding site-specific tyrosine recombinase XerD, with protein MNKLIDTFLQYLSAERNMSRHTISAYEADLKQFLSYLQRGGLSIKQVNYLSLRKYLAYLQTLGYARTSIARKLTAVRSLFGFLQREGLVQSNPAPLISYPKLNKKLPKSLRMEVIEILLNAPNRNKSFGQRDKALLEILYGTGVRVSELVGLDVDDVNFSQQEIRVFGKGRKERVVPINQTALNSVKYYLSNGRKELLKNKEKKALLLNRLGERLSDGAVRRILKKYVKQTGVEIGITPHVLRHTFATHLLESGADLRSIQELLGHVDLSSTQIYTQLSKAKLKEIYLQTHPRA; from the coding sequence ATGAACAAATTAATTGATACTTTTTTACAATATCTTTCCGCAGAAAGAAATATGTCGAGGCACACGATAAGTGCTTACGAGGCCGATTTAAAACAATTTTTGAGCTATCTACAAAGAGGAGGGCTTTCAATAAAGCAGGTTAATTATCTTTCTTTAAGAAAATATTTAGCCTATTTACAAACCTTAGGTTACGCTAGAACAAGTATTGCTCGCAAGCTTACTGCGGTTCGTTCACTTTTTGGGTTTCTTCAACGAGAGGGTTTGGTACAATCTAATCCGGCACCTTTAATTTCTTATCCAAAACTAAATAAAAAACTTCCTAAGTCACTACGCATGGAAGTAATAGAGATTCTTTTAAATGCACCTAATAGAAATAAATCTTTTGGGCAAAGGGACAAAGCCTTGTTAGAGATTCTCTATGGAACAGGAGTAAGGGTAAGTGAACTGGTTGGGTTAGATGTTGATGATGTTAATTTTAGTCAGCAAGAAATTAGGGTATTTGGTAAAGGAAGAAAAGAAAGAGTGGTTCCCATTAATCAAACAGCGCTAAACTCTGTCAAATATTATTTATCAAATGGAAGAAAGGAACTTTTAAAAAACAAGGAGAAGAAGGCACTTCTTTTAAATCGGTTAGGAGAGAGATTATCGGATGGAGCAGTAAGGCGAATTTTAAAAAAATATGTTAAACAAACTGGGGTTGAAATTGGGATAACTCCTCATGTTTTGCGGCACACGTTTGCAACGCATCTTTTAGAATCTGGAGCTGACTTGCGTTCAATTCAAGAGCTTTTGGGTCATGTTGATTTATCATCTACTCAAATTTATACTCAATTAAGCAAAGCTAAGTTAAAAGAGATTTATTTACAAACTCACCCAAGAGCTTAA
- the whiG gene encoding RNA polymerase sigma factor WhiG yields MEKKENSAIDEIWFKYKEEKSRDIKDKLVLNYAPLVKYVAGRVSMGLPRNIEKADLISYGMFGLIDAIEKFDPTKNIKFETYAISRIRGAMIDELRSIDWVPRSVRRKEKQLEKIYIDLENKFKRMPTDEEVAEEMGFSVKDLHDTYTQLSYTSQIALEEFWHIDGTKDDQVNLINTLKDTKSNDPLKVLELEELKQVLTKVIEGLPKREKTIIALYYYEGLTLKEIGEVMRVTESRISQIHTKTIIRLKAHLKDTLPLLHQDE; encoded by the coding sequence GTGGAAAAAAAAGAAAATTCTGCCATAGATGAAATTTGGTTTAAATATAAAGAAGAAAAGTCTCGAGACATTAAAGATAAATTAGTCTTAAATTATGCACCATTAGTTAAATATGTTGCTGGACGTGTTTCTATGGGTCTACCTCGAAATATTGAGAAAGCTGATCTTATAAGTTATGGAATGTTTGGGCTTATAGATGCCATTGAAAAATTTGACCCCACAAAAAATATTAAATTTGAAACATATGCTATCTCGCGAATTAGAGGAGCAATGATTGATGAGCTGCGTTCAATTGACTGGGTTCCCCGCTCAGTTAGACGTAAAGAAAAACAACTTGAAAAAATATACATTGACCTCGAAAACAAATTTAAACGTATGCCAACGGATGAAGAAGTTGCCGAAGAGATGGGGTTTTCGGTAAAAGATTTGCATGATACTTACACCCAGCTAAGCTATACTTCACAGATTGCTTTAGAAGAATTCTGGCATATTGATGGAACGAAAGATGACCAAGTAAATTTAATTAACACATTAAAAGATACTAAAAGCAACGACCCCCTAAAGGTGCTTGAATTAGAAGAACTCAAACAAGTTTTAACCAAAGTTATTGAGGGTTTACCTAAAAGAGAAAAAACAATTATTGCTCTTTATTATTATGAAGGATTGACCTTAAAAGAGATTGGTGAAGTTATGAGGGTTACTGAATCTAGAATATCTCAAATTCACACAAAAACCATAATACGATTGAAGGCACATTTAAAAGACACACTACCCCTTCTCCACCAAGATGAATAA
- the rimM gene encoding ribosome maturation factor RimM (Essential for efficient processing of 16S rRNA): MKPTFLTIGKIVGAHGLRGEVKILSLTDFPARFKAGLSVYIYPPSPEIDKLKIEWTKGTSKNIILKFNGVDNRKDAEKLKGLLLQVLEENACSLPKGTYWQHEIIGLKVITLNKKFIGYITEIIKTGSNDVYVVKFKGKEKFIPAIKDVVKEIDLKNKRMVIEPLEGLLE, from the coding sequence TTGAAACCAACCTTTTTAACAATTGGCAAAATTGTTGGGGCGCATGGGTTAAGAGGCGAAGTAAAAATTTTAAGTCTTACAGATTTTCCTGCTCGTTTTAAAGCAGGTTTATCAGTTTATATTTATCCACCGTCACCTGAAATCGACAAGTTAAAAATCGAATGGACCAAAGGGACCTCTAAAAATATTATCCTTAAATTTAATGGGGTAGATAATCGTAAAGACGCGGAGAAGCTTAAAGGGTTATTGCTCCAAGTTTTAGAGGAAAATGCGTGCTCTCTTCCAAAAGGGACATATTGGCAACATGAAATAATCGGACTAAAGGTTATAACTTTAAATAAGAAATTTATTGGTTATATAACCGAAATAATAAAAACCGGCAGCAATGATGTTTATGTTGTCAAATTTAAAGGCAAAGAAAAATTTATTCCTGCCATTAAAGATGTTGTCAAGGAGATCGATTTAAAGAATAAGCGAATGGTGATAGAGCCGTTAGAAGGCTTATTGGAGTGA
- a CDS encoding YraN family protein — MSFLGNKGEKLACRYLKRKGYNILQCNYRCKIGEIDIIAQKNEYLIFIEVKTRSSREFGEPFEAVTIYKQERLRRLAESYIVNNQDDKLNYRFDVISILFEDKKPAIEHIENAF, encoded by the coding sequence TTGAGCTTTCTGGGCAATAAAGGGGAAAAATTGGCTTGCCGGTATCTTAAGCGTAAAGGATATAATATCTTACAATGCAACTATCGCTGCAAAATTGGCGAGATAGATATAATTGCTCAAAAGAACGAGTATTTAATCTTTATCGAAGTTAAGACGCGTTCAAGCCGAGAATTTGGTGAACCTTTTGAGGCGGTAACAATTTACAAGCAAGAACGTTTGCGGCGTCTTGCTGAAAGCTATATAGTCAATAATCAAGATGATAAATTAAACTATCGTTTTGATGTAATTTCTATCCTTTTTGAAGACAAGAAACCTGCAATTGAACATATTGAAAATGCATTTTAA
- the ffh gene encoding signal recognition particle protein → MFESLSAKLQNIFYKLKTHGRLNEKQVEEALREIKLALLEADVNFKVVKDLIAKIKERAVGTEVMKSLAPGQQVIKIVNEELTELMGGVPSKITFASKSPTIYMLVGLQGSGKTTSAAKLASYLKNMGKIPFLVAADIYRPAAIDQLESLSKELGVLVYSDKKSRKCEEIARSGIKQGIAQGSDVIIIDTAGRLHIDDGMMEELKTVKKTVRPHQILLVVDAMTGQDAVNIAVSFQEKIDFDGLILTKLDGDARGGAALSIRAVTGKPIKFVSLGEKLDSLQTFYPDRMASRILGMGDVLTLIEKAETTFNEEEAASLAEKIRKQEFTLDDFLSQIQQIKNMGSFDQVLSMLPKSPGLPKNALSGLNEKQIKKVEAIIKSMTLDERRNPKIMSGSRRLRVANGSGTNTREVNRLLKQFNETKKMMKQFSNFGSRAKIGKKILPFFNV, encoded by the coding sequence ATGTTTGAAAGTTTATCCGCGAAATTGCAGAACATATTTTATAAATTAAAAACACATGGACGGCTTAATGAAAAACAAGTTGAAGAAGCTTTAAGAGAGATTAAGCTTGCTCTTTTGGAAGCAGATGTAAACTTTAAAGTCGTTAAAGACCTAATTGCAAAAATTAAAGAACGAGCTGTTGGGACTGAGGTTATGAAGAGTTTAGCTCCCGGCCAACAAGTTATTAAAATTGTTAATGAGGAGTTAACGGAGTTAATGGGTGGAGTACCTAGCAAAATTACTTTTGCCTCAAAATCGCCCACGATATATATGCTGGTTGGGCTTCAGGGTTCTGGAAAAACTACTTCGGCTGCAAAATTAGCCAGTTATTTAAAGAATATGGGTAAAATCCCCTTTCTTGTGGCTGCCGACATTTATCGTCCTGCGGCCATTGACCAATTAGAGAGTTTAAGCAAAGAACTGGGTGTTTTGGTTTATTCTGATAAAAAAAGTCGTAAATGTGAGGAAATTGCTCGTTCCGGTATAAAACAGGGAATTGCTCAGGGCAGTGATGTAATCATAATTGATACGGCCGGAAGACTTCACATTGATGATGGAATGATGGAAGAATTAAAAACCGTAAAAAAGACAGTGCGTCCACATCAAATATTGCTTGTTGTTGATGCTATGACAGGCCAAGATGCTGTAAATATTGCCGTATCTTTTCAAGAAAAGATAGATTTTGACGGATTAATTTTAACAAAACTTGACGGCGATGCCCGAGGTGGAGCAGCCCTTTCCATAAGAGCGGTAACGGGCAAGCCTATAAAATTTGTAAGTTTAGGAGAAAAACTTGATAGTCTTCAAACTTTTTATCCTGATAGAATGGCAAGCAGGATTTTAGGCATGGGCGACGTTCTTACTTTAATTGAAAAGGCGGAGACGACTTTTAATGAGGAAGAGGCCGCATCCCTAGCTGAAAAAATTCGAAAACAGGAATTTACCTTGGACGATTTTTTATCTCAAATACAGCAAATTAAAAACATGGGCTCTTTTGACCAAGTTTTGAGTATGTTGCCAAAATCTCCGGGATTGCCCAAGAATGCACTTAGTGGGCTTAATGAGAAGCAAATTAAGAAAGTAGAAGCAATAATAAAATCAATGACTTTAGATGAGCGAAGAAATCCAAAAATAATGAGTGGAAGCAGGCGGTTGAGAGTTGCCAATGGAAGCGGGACAAACACTAGAGAAGTGAATCGATTATTAAAACAGTTCAACGAAACAAAAAAAATGATGAAACAATTTAGTAATTTTGGTTCTCGTGCTAAAATTGGTAAAAAAATATTGCCCTTTTTCAATGTTTAA
- the dprA gene encoding DNA-processing protein DprA gives MEKKYWLGLKLMPVLDSRVSKVIDYFGTAEEVWSAKSSDFLKIEGINLKVAEAIIKERAEVDLDFWWQKYKNLGIDILTIFDKDYPALLKEIHSPPPVLFFKGNLIKSYSQAVAVVGSRRASAYGRAFAEELASNLSEMGITVVSGVARGIDSAAHRGALRGKGSTIGVLGCGLDVVYPSENKLIYEAISKQGSLISEYRIKTKPLKWNFPARNRIISGLTRGIVVVEASEKSGALITADFALEQGREVFAVPGNPKNNLARGPHKLLKSGACLIESAEDIVEALGLNYVLTPKTKSVKELSEKEEKVLGYIGWDLKHIDEITRELGLSSSEAAIALTTLEIKGFVKHDIGKNYLRIS, from the coding sequence ATGGAAAAAAAATATTGGCTTGGATTAAAACTTATGCCTGTGTTGGATTCGAGGGTTTCAAAAGTAATAGATTATTTTGGAACAGCAGAAGAAGTTTGGTCGGCCAAAAGTAGTGATTTTCTTAAGATAGAGGGGATAAATCTTAAAGTAGCAGAGGCAATAATAAAAGAGAGAGCAGAAGTTGATTTGGATTTTTGGTGGCAAAAATATAAAAATTTGGGAATTGATATTTTAACAATTTTTGATAAAGACTATCCCGCGCTACTTAAAGAAATACACAGTCCGCCACCTGTTCTTTTTTTTAAGGGTAATTTAATAAAAAGTTATTCGCAAGCTGTGGCTGTAGTTGGTTCAAGACGTGCTTCTGCTTATGGGAGAGCGTTTGCCGAAGAGCTGGCTTCAAATCTTTCAGAAATGGGCATAACTGTAGTGAGCGGGGTTGCGAGAGGGATCGATAGTGCGGCGCACAGAGGAGCCCTAAGGGGCAAAGGGAGCACGATTGGGGTTTTAGGGTGCGGGCTCGATGTTGTTTATCCATCTGAAAACAAATTAATTTATGAAGCCATCTCTAAACAAGGTAGTTTAATTTCGGAATATCGAATTAAAACTAAACCTTTAAAATGGAATTTTCCAGCAAGAAATCGAATAATTAGCGGACTAACGCGCGGGATAGTTGTGGTCGAGGCGTCTGAAAAAAGCGGCGCCTTAATAACTGCTGATTTTGCTTTAGAACAAGGTAGAGAAGTTTTTGCTGTTCCGGGAAATCCGAAAAATAATTTAGCTCGGGGTCCGCATAAGCTATTAAAAAGTGGGGCTTGCCTAATTGAAAGCGCAGAGGATATTGTTGAAGCATTAGGTTTAAATTATGTTTTAACTCCAAAAACAAAATCTGTTAAAGAACTTAGTGAAAAAGAAGAGAAGGTTCTGGGCTATATAGGTTGGGATCTAAAGCATATTGATGAGATAACAAGAGAGTTGGGTTTAAGTTCTTCTGAGGCAGCAATTGCGCTTACAACGTTGGAAATAAAGGGTTTCGTTAAACACGATATTGGGAAGAACTATCTTAGAATTTCGTGA
- the ftsY gene encoding signal recognition particle-docking protein FtsY has protein sequence MFNKLKNGLKKSREGLLGQFTGLFSRASIDENFWENIEEALIRADIGIGATTKILNELKNQAKKLNIKNPEELKDLFKREIVKILTVKNDGVINKGSLNILLLVGVNGVGKTTTLAKMANKFINSGDKVIFAAADTFRAAAIEQLQEWGTRLGVDVIKHQRGGDPAAVVFDAISAARAREADIVLVDTAGRLHTNINLMEELKKIKKVTLREASDGTVKTVLVMDATTGQNGISQAKLFNDALDLDAIILTKLDGTAKGGIVVAIEEELNIPIWFIGVGEKPEDLQDFNPQEFVDAFFE, from the coding sequence GTGTTCAACAAATTAAAAAACGGCTTAAAAAAGAGCAGAGAGGGCTTGCTGGGACAATTTACCGGCCTGTTTAGCCGGGCTTCAATTGATGAGAATTTTTGGGAAAATATAGAGGAAGCACTAATCCGAGCCGATATAGGAATCGGAGCAACTACAAAAATTCTAAATGAACTAAAAAATCAGGCTAAAAAACTAAATATAAAAAACCCGGAAGAATTGAAGGACTTATTTAAAAGAGAAATAGTAAAAATTTTAACTGTAAAGAATGATGGTGTTATAAATAAAGGCTCTTTAAATATTTTGCTCCTTGTTGGGGTAAATGGGGTTGGAAAAACCACCACCTTGGCTAAGATGGCAAACAAATTTATTAATTCCGGAGATAAAGTAATTTTTGCCGCAGCTGATACTTTTAGAGCAGCTGCAATTGAGCAGCTGCAAGAATGGGGAACACGATTGGGCGTAGACGTTATTAAGCACCAAAGAGGCGGCGATCCGGCGGCAGTTGTGTTCGATGCAATAAGTGCGGCGCGGGCCAGGGAAGCCGATATTGTTTTAGTTGATACAGCTGGAAGATTACATACTAACATTAACTTAATGGAAGAGTTAAAAAAGATAAAAAAAGTTACCTTGAGAGAGGCTTCTGATGGCACAGTTAAGACAGTTTTAGTTATGGATGCTACAACTGGCCAGAATGGAATCTCGCAAGCTAAACTTTTTAATGATGCTCTTGACCTTGATGCCATAATATTGACAAAGTTGGATGGTACCGCTAAAGGTGGTATAGTTGTAGCTATAGAAGAGGAACTTAATATTCCAATTTGGTTTATAGGGGTGGGAGAAAAACCTGAAGATTTGCAAGATTTTAATCCTCAAGAGTTTGTAGATGCCTTCTTTGAATAA
- a CDS encoding YifB family Mg chelatase-like AAA ATPase — protein sequence MLAKIESCSVLGMEAMSINVEVDISKGLPAFSIVGLPDTAIQESRERVRAGIANSEFEFPLKRITVNLAPADIRKEGPSFDLPIALGILSATKQLSSEKLSDYLFVGELSLTGKIRPVNGVLSMALCAREEKKKGLIVPKENAKEAALIKELEVIPVSSLREVVDYFSGKKEIVPMNEDFDEFFKSSLQYELDFSDIKGQEQAKRALEIAAAGGHNVLMIGPPGSGKTMLAKRMPSIMPNMTFEEAIDVTKIYSVAGALLSKQALVATRPFRSPHHTISTAGLVGGGQYPRPGEISLSHNGVLFLDEFPEFSRNALEVLRQPLEDGLVTISRASSTLTFPASFMLVAAMNPCRCGYLGDKVRECKCLPSHIRQYVGKISGPLLDRIDIQIEVPRLTKKELVQTLAGESSEKIRRRVQKARERQQVRAGKTNITCNAQMNPRIIKNHCKPSDAAQDFLENAIDKLGLSGRAYDKVLKVSKTIADLAGEEMIEIEHLAEALQYRSFDNITNYYS from the coding sequence TTGTTAGCAAAAATTGAGAGTTGTTCGGTTCTAGGAATGGAAGCTATGTCAATCAATGTCGAAGTAGATATTTCAAAGGGATTGCCTGCCTTCAGTATTGTTGGATTGCCTGACACAGCTATACAAGAATCGCGTGAGAGAGTAAGGGCCGGAATTGCAAATTCCGAATTCGAATTTCCATTAAAAAGAATAACCGTAAATTTAGCCCCAGCTGACATTCGAAAAGAAGGTCCTTCTTTTGATTTACCTATTGCCTTAGGGATTTTATCAGCAACAAAGCAACTTTCAAGTGAGAAATTATCGGATTATTTATTTGTCGGAGAACTTTCTTTGACTGGCAAAATAAGGCCCGTAAATGGTGTTTTATCGATGGCTCTTTGTGCAAGAGAGGAAAAAAAGAAAGGGCTTATCGTACCAAAAGAAAACGCGAAAGAAGCAGCCTTAATTAAAGAGCTTGAGGTAATTCCCGTTTCATCATTGCGTGAAGTTGTTGATTATTTTTCCGGCAAAAAAGAAATTGTACCCATGAATGAAGATTTTGATGAATTTTTCAAAAGTTCTTTACAGTACGAATTAGATTTTTCTGATATTAAAGGACAAGAGCAAGCTAAACGGGCTCTCGAAATTGCAGCCGCAGGTGGCCATAACGTTTTAATGATTGGGCCGCCTGGTTCGGGCAAAACTATGCTGGCCAAAAGAATGCCCAGCATAATGCCGAACATGACTTTTGAAGAAGCAATTGATGTAACTAAAATTTATAGTGTTGCCGGAGCGCTCTTGTCAAAACAGGCATTAGTGGCCACGCGGCCGTTTAGGTCGCCTCATCATACAATTTCTACGGCAGGATTAGTAGGAGGGGGACAATATCCCCGCCCGGGGGAGATAAGCTTAAGCCATAACGGAGTCTTGTTTCTTGATGAATTTCCAGAGTTTAGTAGAAATGCTCTCGAAGTTTTACGTCAACCCTTAGAAGATGGCCTGGTAACTATTTCACGTGCGTCATCTACTCTGACTTTTCCGGCAAGTTTTATGTTAGTGGCGGCCATGAACCCTTGCAGGTGCGGATATTTAGGCGATAAGGTGAGAGAATGTAAGTGTTTACCTTCTCATATTAGACAGTATGTCGGAAAAATATCAGGGCCATTATTAGACAGAATTGACATTCAAATTGAAGTTCCTCGTCTTACAAAAAAAGAGCTTGTCCAAACTTTGGCTGGCGAATCATCAGAAAAAATTAGAAGGCGAGTTCAAAAGGCACGTGAGCGTCAACAAGTGCGTGCTGGAAAGACAAACATCACATGTAACGCTCAAATGAACCCTCGTATTATAAAAAACCATTGTAAGCCCTCAGACGCAGCGCAGGATTTTTTAGAAAATGCAATTGATAAATTAGGTTTAAGCGGTCGGGCTTACGATAAAGTTTTAAAAGTAAGTAAGACTATTGCTGATTTAGCGGGGGAAGAAATGATTGAAATTGAGCACCTGGCAGAAGCATTGCAGTACAGAAGTTTTGATAATATAACCAACTATTATAGTTAA
- the rpsP gene encoding 30S ribosomal protein S16 — protein sequence MSVKLRLTRAGSKKKPFYRIVAADSRMPRDGRFIEIVGRYNPRNEPSLIELNKDKALKWLSQGAQPTNTVEKLLNITGIREEFENSKSK from the coding sequence TTGTCAGTTAAACTAAGACTAACTAGAGCAGGAAGCAAAAAAAAGCCCTTTTATAGAATTGTAGCAGCTGATTCCAGAATGCCACGAGATGGCAGATTTATTGAAATCGTTGGTCGTTATAATCCTAGAAACGAGCCATCTTTAATAGAGTTAAATAAAGATAAGGCGTTGAAATGGCTTTCTCAAGGCGCGCAACCTACCAATACAGTCGAAAAACTTTTGAATATTACGGGGATTCGCGAGGAATTCGAAAACAGTAAGTCCAAGTAG
- the trmD gene encoding tRNA (guanosine(37)-N1)-methyltransferase TrmD, translating into MQIDIITIFPEIFNCALSAGIIPIALKKNILKVNVHNLRDFTHDKHKQVDDVPYGGGPGMVMKPEAFFEAVQAIAGCNLNDLKRFCRVILFTPQGVTLKQKKIVEFSKEKRLILLCPRYEGIDERVRENLVTDEVSIGDFIVSGGELPAMIFMDAVTRLLPGVLGSEMSLKEESFTDGLLEYPQYTRPNNFMGLNVPQILLSGNHAEIAKWRRKKSLERTLKKRSDLLEKVVLTEDDKKLLSEIKKENL; encoded by the coding sequence TTGCAAATTGATATAATCACCATCTTTCCTGAAATTTTTAACTGTGCATTGAGTGCCGGAATTATCCCAATAGCTCTTAAAAAAAATATTTTAAAAGTTAACGTTCATAATCTCCGCGATTTTACACATGACAAACACAAACAGGTTGATGATGTGCCATACGGCGGTGGTCCTGGGATGGTTATGAAACCAGAGGCCTTTTTCGAGGCCGTTCAAGCAATTGCAGGGTGCAATTTAAACGATTTAAAGAGATTTTGCAGAGTTATTTTATTTACCCCACAGGGCGTAACCTTAAAACAAAAGAAAATTGTGGAATTTTCCAAAGAGAAAAGGTTGATTTTGCTTTGTCCTCGTTATGAGGGGATAGATGAGCGTGTGCGGGAGAATTTAGTAACCGATGAAGTTTCAATAGGCGATTTTATAGTTTCCGGTGGTGAATTACCTGCAATGATTTTTATGGACGCGGTGACTCGTTTGTTGCCGGGTGTTTTGGGAAGCGAGATGTCACTTAAAGAAGAGTCTTTTACCGATGGACTATTGGAATATCCCCAGTACACTCGCCCAAATAACTTTATGGGACTTAATGTCCCACAAATTTTATTGAGCGGCAATCATGCAGAGATTGCTAAATGGCGAAGGAAAAAATCATTGGAAAGAACACTAAAGAAACGTTCAGATCTTTTGGAAAAAGTGGTTTTAACTGAAGATGATAAAAAATTGTTAAGTGAGATAAAGAAAGAAAACTTATAA
- a CDS encoding ribonuclease HII, with product MDNSQFSNYETDRGMPENFNELFKFEKQLQKEEFSLIAGADEVGRGCMAGPLVAAAVILPKDVYIPNLKESKQLSHKKRVLFFNEIKKIAIATSIIIVQPEEIDRFGVHKANLKALGQAILSLNPEPEYSLIDGFSPLGLNGSFLVLKKGDERSISIAAASIIAKVTRDELMCEYHEKYPNYGFDRHKGYCTKEHLNAIMNYGLCDIHRKSFAPVRRVILQRRA from the coding sequence ATGGACAATTCTCAATTTAGCAACTACGAAACGGACAGAGGAATGCCTGAAAACTTTAACGAACTTTTCAAATTCGAAAAACAATTACAGAAAGAAGAATTTTCACTAATAGCTGGTGCGGACGAAGTAGGCCGGGGTTGTATGGCCGGGCCATTGGTGGCCGCAGCAGTTATCCTACCCAAGGACGTTTATATTCCAAATCTTAAAGAGAGCAAACAACTTTCTCATAAGAAAAGAGTGCTCTTTTTTAATGAGATTAAAAAAATTGCAATTGCTACAAGTATAATCATTGTTCAACCAGAAGAAATAGATAGATTCGGTGTTCATAAAGCGAACTTAAAAGCTCTCGGACAAGCTATTTTAAGTTTAAATCCGGAGCCCGAGTATTCGTTAATTGACGGTTTTTCACCTCTTGGTTTAAACGGTTCTTTTCTTGTACTTAAAAAAGGGGATGAAAGAAGTATTTCAATTGCGGCTGCTTCAATTATTGCAAAAGTTACAAGAGACGAGCTCATGTGTGAGTATCATGAAAAGTATCCAAACTACGGATTTGATCGGCATAAAGGTTATTGCACCAAAGAACACTTAAACGCCATAATGAATTATGGGCTTTGCGATATACATCGAAAATCTTTTGCTCCTGTTCGGAGAGTTATCCTTCAACGCAGAGCATAA
- a CDS encoding KH domain-containing protein, with protein sequence MKELLEILAKALVDKPEEVKVSQIEGEKSVILQLRVAPDDIGKVIGKEGRIAKALRTVIKASATKEGKKAMVEILD encoded by the coding sequence ATGAAAGAATTGTTAGAGATTCTTGCTAAAGCTCTTGTTGATAAACCGGAAGAAGTAAAAGTAAGCCAAATAGAAGGTGAAAAATCTGTGATATTACAGTTACGGGTTGCTCCTGATGATATAGGCAAGGTTATCGGAAAAGAAGGGCGAATTGCTAAAGCGTTGAGAACGGTAATTAAGGCGTCTGCAACAAAAGAAGGCAAGAAAGCAATGGTTGAGATATTAGATTAG
- the rplS gene encoding 50S ribosomal protein L19 produces the protein MANIIESLENEQMRTDLPNVRVGDTVNVHVKIAEGGKERIQVFKGIVIRKQKGKSRETFTVRKISFGVGVEKTFPVHSPKIVKIESLSKGHVRRSKLYYLRNRIGKRARLKEKRM, from the coding sequence ATGGCGAACATAATTGAATCTTTAGAGAATGAACAAATGCGTACTGATTTGCCAAATGTTCGAGTTGGTGACACAGTTAATGTTCACGTTAAAATAGCTGAGGGCGGGAAAGAAAGAATCCAGGTTTTTAAAGGGATAGTAATTCGTAAGCAAAAAGGCAAATCTAGAGAAACCTTTACAGTGAGAAAAATTTCTTTTGGCGTAGGGGTGGAAAAAACATTTCCTGTTCACTCTCCAAAAATTGTAAAAATTGAATCGTTAAGCAAAGGGCACGTTCGTCGCTCCAAATTGTATTATTTGCGAAACAGGATAGGTAAGCGTGCTAGATTAAAAGAAAAAAGAATGTAA